Proteins encoded within one genomic window of Bradyrhizobium sp. 186:
- a CDS encoding TetR/AcrR family transcriptional regulator: protein MPKRNYVSPARASAAAETRGRIIAAGAKLLRKDASIANFSLDVVAKAAGVTRLTVYNQFGSRRGLLEAVFDDIAHQGGLFELAEVMAMADPRAALDRVVTIFCTFWGHDPAIRGLNQAIATDPEFGEALLKRNERRRELLTGLVPRIVGKHAAKRALQDTVDLIFVLTSYPTFAALSGQRSADDVCRLLQATCRAAVDGLMPDARGSAERKK, encoded by the coding sequence ATGCCGAAGCGCAACTATGTGAGCCCGGCGCGGGCCTCCGCGGCGGCGGAGACGCGAGGACGCATCATCGCGGCCGGCGCCAAATTGCTGCGCAAGGACGCCAGCATCGCGAACTTCTCGCTCGACGTGGTGGCGAAGGCCGCCGGCGTCACGCGACTGACCGTCTACAACCAGTTCGGATCGCGGCGCGGATTACTGGAGGCCGTGTTCGACGACATCGCGCACCAAGGCGGGCTGTTCGAACTCGCCGAGGTGATGGCGATGGCCGACCCGCGCGCCGCGCTCGACCGCGTCGTCACAATCTTCTGTACGTTCTGGGGGCACGACCCCGCGATCCGCGGACTCAATCAGGCCATCGCAACCGATCCCGAATTCGGCGAGGCGCTGCTCAAACGCAACGAACGACGGCGCGAGCTGCTGACCGGGCTCGTGCCGCGCATCGTCGGGAAGCACGCAGCAAAGCGCGCTTTGCAGGACACGGTCGACCTGATTTTCGTGCTGACGAGCTATCCGACCTTTGCAGCGCTAAGTGGGCAGCGGTCGGCGGACGACGTCTGCCGCCTGCTGCAGGCAACGTGCCGTGCCGCTGTGGATGGGCTGATGCCAGACGCGCGCGGGAGCGCGGAGCGGAAGAAGTAA
- a CDS encoding DMT family transporter — protein sequence MSATDQSTGAATPGHTWIANQPYLLLSITALCWAGNAIVGRLAAGHIPPVTLSFLRWSFAFLLVLPFAWKHLAQDWPAIRSKLGLMITLSITGIGAFNTLQYWALEHTQALNTLLLQSAAPLIVALWSLAILGVRLTAAQAFGVLLSMCGVLTILLHGDFTTLSNIDFNKGDLIFLVALIIFALYSVLTLKRPPMHGLSFLAFTFGCGAACLIPVEIWELSARPMMKLDGPNLLTLFYVAVFPSTLAYLCFNRGVRLIGANRAAPFFHVVPVFGSIMAMAFLGEHPQAFHFIGFALVLSGVFVASRKQAS from the coding sequence ATGTCCGCCACCGACCAGAGCACAGGCGCCGCCACGCCCGGCCACACCTGGATCGCCAACCAGCCTTATCTGCTGCTCAGCATCACCGCGCTGTGCTGGGCCGGCAACGCCATCGTCGGGCGGCTGGCCGCCGGCCACATCCCGCCGGTCACGCTCTCCTTCCTGCGCTGGTCCTTTGCCTTCCTGTTGGTGCTGCCGTTCGCCTGGAAGCATCTGGCACAGGACTGGCCCGCGATCCGCAGCAAGCTCGGCCTGATGATCACACTCTCGATCACCGGCATCGGCGCCTTCAACACGCTGCAATACTGGGCGCTGGAGCATACGCAGGCGCTCAACACACTCCTGTTGCAGTCGGCAGCGCCCCTGATCGTGGCGCTGTGGTCGCTGGCCATCCTCGGTGTGCGCCTCACCGCAGCGCAGGCCTTCGGCGTGCTGCTGTCGATGTGCGGTGTGCTGACCATCCTGCTGCATGGCGATTTCACCACGCTGTCGAACATCGATTTCAACAAGGGCGATCTCATCTTCCTCGTCGCGCTGATCATCTTCGCGCTGTATTCGGTGCTGACGCTGAAGCGGCCGCCGATGCACGGGCTGTCGTTCCTCGCCTTCACCTTCGGCTGCGGCGCCGCCTGTCTCATTCCGGTCGAGATCTGGGAGCTGTCCGCGCGTCCGATGATGAAGCTCGACGGGCCGAACCTCCTGACCCTGTTCTATGTCGCGGTGTTCCCCTCGACGCTCGCCTATCTCTGCTTCAATCGCGGCGTGCGGCTGATCGGCGCCAACCGCGCCGCGCCGTTCTTCCACGTGGTGCCGGTGTTCGGCTCGATCATGGCGATGGCCTTCCTCGGCGAACACCCGCAGGCCTTCCACTTCATCGGCTTCGCGCTGGTGCTGTCGGGTGTGTTCGTGGCTTCGAGGAAGCAGGCGAGCTGA
- a CDS encoding adenylosuccinate synthase has product MANVVVVGAQWGDEGKGKIVDWLSEQADIVVRFQGGHNAGHTLVINGKIYKLALLPSGVLREHKLSVIGNGVVFDPQAFLDEVTKLRAQGVAISPDNLRVAENVTLILPLHRELDAHRESANAATAIGTTRRGIGPAYEDKVGRRAIRLMDLADLDTLPHKIDRLLAHHNALRRGLNLPEFDGKDILKELTALAPQLLPYAETVWRLLDIKRREGKRMLFEGAQGALLDVDHGTYPYVTSSNTVAAQAATGSGLGPGAVGYVLGLCKAYTTRVGQGPFPTEQDNETGRKIGERGREFGTNTGRPRRCGWFDAVLVRQAVRTCGINGLALTKLDILDGFDSIEVCTGYKLDGKEIDHFPAGEGAQARVVPIYETIEGWKEPTANARSWADLPAQAIKYVRRIEELVGCPVALLSTSPEREDTILVQNPFEA; this is encoded by the coding sequence ATGGCCAATGTTGTCGTCGTCGGCGCCCAGTGGGGCGACGAAGGAAAGGGCAAGATCGTCGACTGGTTGTCGGAGCAGGCGGACATCGTCGTCCGTTTCCAGGGCGGCCATAACGCCGGCCACACGCTGGTGATCAACGGCAAGATCTACAAGCTTGCGCTCTTGCCCTCGGGCGTGCTGCGCGAACACAAGCTGTCGGTGATCGGCAATGGCGTGGTGTTCGATCCGCAGGCCTTCCTCGACGAGGTCACCAAGCTGCGGGCGCAGGGCGTCGCGATCTCTCCGGACAATCTGCGGGTTGCCGAGAACGTCACCCTGATCCTGCCGCTGCACCGCGAGCTCGACGCGCATCGCGAATCCGCCAATGCGGCGACCGCGATCGGCACTACCCGCCGCGGCATTGGACCCGCCTATGAAGACAAGGTCGGCCGCCGCGCCATCCGCCTAATGGACCTCGCCGATCTCGACACCCTGCCGCACAAGATCGACCGTCTGCTGGCGCATCACAATGCGCTGCGCCGCGGCCTCAATCTTCCGGAGTTCGACGGCAAGGACATCCTGAAGGAATTGACCGCGCTCGCGCCGCAGCTGCTGCCCTATGCCGAGACGGTATGGCGGCTGCTCGACATCAAGCGGCGCGAAGGCAAGCGCATGCTGTTCGAGGGTGCGCAAGGCGCGCTGCTCGACGTCGACCACGGCACTTATCCTTATGTCACCTCGTCCAACACGGTGGCGGCGCAGGCTGCGACCGGCTCGGGCCTCGGCCCCGGCGCGGTCGGCTATGTGCTCGGCCTGTGCAAGGCTTACACGACCCGCGTCGGCCAGGGCCCGTTCCCGACCGAGCAGGACAATGAGACCGGCCGCAAGATCGGCGAGCGTGGCCGCGAGTTCGGCACCAATACAGGGCGTCCCCGCCGCTGCGGCTGGTTCGACGCTGTGCTGGTTCGCCAGGCGGTCCGGACCTGCGGCATCAACGGGTTGGCGCTGACCAAGCTCGACATCCTCGACGGCTTCGATTCGATCGAGGTCTGCACCGGCTACAAGCTCGACGGCAAGGAGATCGATCATTTCCCGGCCGGCGAGGGCGCCCAGGCCCGGGTCGTGCCGATCTACGAGACCATCGAGGGCTGGAAGGAGCCGACAGCAAACGCCCGTTCGTGGGCCGACCTGCCGGCCCAGGCCATCAAATATGTCCGCCGGATCGAGGAATTGGTGGGGTGCCCTGTCGCGCTGCTTTCCACCAGCCCCGAACGCGAGGATACTATCCTGGTGCAAAATCCGTTTGAGGCTTAA
- a CDS encoding DUF5413 family protein, translating to MKRYLVFALVGPFAGGFLLLLTTTYQSGYWAQTSLGEVGKLFVVFFKTLQYSYLFGFLPSLMIGAVDDILTHIRRIGPVLRMLLIGLFAFILASLTYSSRGPDSGAVQFILYGLVGFVPAVVSSWFVHKYVDEPHPAAAPT from the coding sequence ATGAAACGCTATCTGGTGTTTGCGCTGGTTGGCCCGTTCGCGGGCGGGTTCCTGCTGCTGCTGACGACGACCTACCAGTCCGGCTATTGGGCGCAGACCAGTCTCGGCGAGGTCGGCAAGCTATTCGTGGTGTTCTTCAAGACCCTGCAATACAGCTACCTGTTCGGCTTCCTGCCCTCGCTGATGATCGGCGCAGTCGACGACATCCTGACCCACATCAGGCGGATCGGCCCGGTGCTGCGGATGCTGCTGATCGGCCTGTTCGCCTTCATCCTGGCCTCGCTGACCTACAGCTCGCGCGGGCCGGACTCGGGCGCGGTGCAGTTCATCCTGTACGGCCTGGTCGGATTCGTGCCGGCGGTGGTGTCATCCTGGTTCGTGCACAAATATGTCGATGAGCCGCATCCGGCGGCAGCACCGACCTGA
- a CDS encoding DUF4112 domain-containing protein, with protein MTMSDDDILAPRRSRSGSRSRATSSGAEARGPIIDQEGHEIRPETLEQGFREFRFEFGQGNPFGNLTREQRIARIEAIAKLLDVAFILPGTNIRYGIDGLIGLIPVVGDIITTAISLWLVREARALGAPWYLTARMLGNVAVDGVVGMVPFAGDAFDVMFRANMRNVRLLRRWLDKQPRI; from the coding sequence ATGACCATGTCCGACGACGACATTCTTGCTCCGCGTCGATCCCGTTCGGGGAGCCGCTCGCGTGCGACCTCTTCGGGCGCCGAGGCGCGCGGGCCGATCATCGACCAGGAAGGCCACGAGATCCGTCCCGAAACGCTGGAGCAGGGCTTTCGCGAGTTTCGCTTCGAATTTGGGCAGGGCAACCCATTCGGCAATCTGACGCGCGAGCAGCGGATCGCACGGATCGAGGCGATCGCAAAGTTGCTGGACGTCGCCTTCATCCTGCCCGGCACCAATATCCGCTACGGCATCGACGGCCTGATCGGCCTGATCCCGGTCGTCGGCGACATCATCACGACCGCGATCTCGCTGTGGCTGGTGCGCGAGGCCCGCGCGCTGGGCGCGCCCTGGTATCTCACGGCGCGCATGCTCGGCAATGTCGCGGTCGACGGCGTGGTCGGCATGGTGCCGTTCGCGGGCGACGCCTTCGACGTCATGTTCCGCGCCAACATGCGCAACGTCCGCCTCTTGCGTCGCTGGCTCGACAAGCAGCCGCGCATCTGA
- a CDS encoding DUF3309 family protein: MTLGTILIILVIIYLVGGLSGRVGGYGYGMGHSGMGIGGLVLVVLLVLLLLGKL, from the coding sequence ATGACCCTTGGGACCATCCTGATCATCCTGGTGATCATCTATCTGGTCGGCGGCCTGTCAGGCCGCGTCGGCGGCTATGGCTACGGGATGGGCCATTCCGGCATGGGGATCGGCGGCCTCGTGCTCGTGGTGCTGCTCGTGCTGCTGCTCCTCGGCAAGCTGTAA
- the msrB gene encoding peptide-methionine (R)-S-oxide reductase MsrB → MPDTRTKTTDDKVIKSEEQWRQELSPMQYAVLREKATERPFSGEYEHDHRAGTYTCAGCGNVLFESDAKFDSGCGWPSFTQPAAESHIDEESDVSHGMVRTEVLCAKCSGHLGHVFPDGPGPTGLRYCINSAALKLEPK, encoded by the coding sequence ATGCCCGACACCAGGACCAAAACCACAGACGACAAGGTCATCAAGAGCGAAGAGCAATGGCGGCAGGAATTATCGCCGATGCAGTACGCCGTGCTGCGGGAAAAGGCGACCGAGCGTCCCTTCTCCGGCGAATATGAGCACGACCACCGCGCCGGCACCTACACCTGCGCGGGTTGCGGCAACGTGCTGTTCGAGTCCGACGCCAAGTTCGATTCCGGCTGCGGCTGGCCGAGCTTCACGCAGCCCGCCGCCGAGAGCCATATCGACGAGGAGAGCGATGTGAGCCACGGCATGGTCCGCACCGAGGTGCTCTGCGCCAAGTGCAGCGGCCATCTCGGCCATGTCTTCCCCGACGGCCCCGGGCCGACGGGCTTGCGCTACTGCATCAATTCCGCCGCGCTGAAGCTCGAGCCGAAATAA
- the msrA gene encoding peptide-methionine (S)-S-oxide reductase MsrA, with amino-acid sequence MRRPALLTLLAATTALTLAFAVPSRAAEDAVVIPAPTMDAAPANGIQTAVIAGGCFWGVQGVFQHTAGVVNAVSGYAGGTKATADYRSVSSGTTGHAESVEIKYDPRKISYGKILQIYFSVAHDPTQFNRQGPDTGTQYRSAIFTTSDEQKKVAEAYIAQLNGAKVFNKPIVTKVGALDAFYPAEAYHQDYLTLHPSQPYIAYNDIPKVENLKKLFADNYIEKPTLVSASKATN; translated from the coding sequence ATGCGCCGACCCGCCCTGCTGACCCTGCTCGCCGCCACCACCGCCCTGACGCTGGCCTTCGCCGTGCCGTCCCGGGCCGCCGAGGATGCGGTCGTGATCCCCGCCCCCACCATGGATGCAGCGCCCGCGAACGGCATCCAGACCGCCGTGATCGCCGGCGGCTGTTTCTGGGGCGTGCAGGGCGTGTTCCAGCACACCGCAGGCGTCGTCAACGCGGTCTCCGGCTATGCCGGTGGCACCAAGGCGACCGCCGACTACCGCAGCGTCTCGTCCGGCACGACGGGCCACGCGGAATCGGTCGAGATCAAATACGATCCGAGGAAGATCTCCTACGGCAAGATCCTCCAGATCTACTTCTCGGTGGCGCACGATCCGACCCAGTTCAACCGCCAGGGCCCGGACACCGGCACGCAATATCGTTCGGCGATCTTCACCACCTCCGACGAGCAGAAGAAGGTCGCGGAGGCCTATATCGCCCAGCTCAACGGCGCCAAGGTCTTCAACAAGCCGATCGTGACCAAGGTCGGCGCGCTGGACGCGTTCTACCCGGCGGAGGCCTATCACCAGGATTATCTGACGCTGCACCCGAGCCAGCCCTATATCGCCTACAACGATATCCCGAAGGTCGAGAACCTGAAAAAACTGTTCGCGGATAACTACATCGAGAAGCCGACGCTGGTGAGCGCCAGCAAGGCCACCAACTGA
- a CDS encoding caspase family protein has translation MLRLVPLTLVALAACASIAAADPQPGDDLATCRDRQADMQARAQACDNLLNADRVTGKDKATALTVRGNTLINKRDYVHAIETLSMALDLDADNVGTLNLRGLAYERKGQDDLAMADYNLALQKRPTYGVPYNNRGIIQMRRKALQSALDDFTLSIKYAPKFLLGYTNRARVRTLLKDYDGALADFADAEKIDPNAQQITANRCMTYGMMGKFDEALADCNGLIQKLPKYQYAINNRGDVYMMKGDIDAALKDYNTVLQLNPNNVRAHSGRGQIYERKHDLAQARADYRSAAYALTAFDELDVARARAKAQERLAALTPQATGGATGRRVALVIGNGAYKNVHALPNPPRDSKLVATVLHDLGFQTVMSTSDLTRDKFFQTLQAFAEEAEKADWAMVYYAGHGFEIGGVNYLVPVDAKLSADKDAETEAVALEQVIAAVGAARKVRLVVLDACRDNPFAPTMQRTLSLKLVDKGFSNIEPGAGFMVVYAAKHGETAMDGDGGANSPFATALARDIKEPRVEIRKLFDIIRDDVWSATKHGQQPFTYGSPPGREDFFFVAGK, from the coding sequence ATGCTGCGCCTCGTTCCCCTTACACTTGTCGCTCTCGCCGCCTGTGCCTCGATCGCCGCGGCCGACCCCCAGCCCGGCGACGATCTCGCCACCTGCCGCGACCGCCAGGCTGATATGCAGGCAAGGGCGCAGGCCTGCGACAACCTGCTCAATGCCGACCGCGTCACCGGCAAGGACAAGGCGACCGCGCTCACCGTGCGCGGCAACACGCTGATCAACAAGCGCGACTACGTCCACGCCATCGAGACCTTGTCCATGGCCCTCGACCTCGATGCCGATAACGTCGGGACGCTCAACCTGCGCGGCCTCGCCTATGAGCGCAAGGGCCAGGACGACCTCGCCATGGCCGACTACAACCTCGCGCTCCAGAAGCGCCCGACCTACGGCGTCCCCTACAACAATCGCGGCATCATTCAGATGCGCAGGAAAGCACTGCAAAGTGCGCTCGACGATTTCACCCTGTCGATCAAATACGCGCCCAAGTTTCTGCTTGGCTATACCAATCGCGCCCGGGTCCGTACGCTGTTGAAGGACTATGACGGGGCGCTGGCAGACTTCGCCGACGCGGAGAAGATCGATCCGAACGCACAGCAGATCACCGCCAATCGCTGCATGACCTACGGCATGATGGGCAAGTTCGACGAGGCGCTCGCCGACTGCAACGGATTGATCCAGAAGCTGCCGAAGTACCAGTACGCCATCAACAACCGCGGCGACGTCTACATGATGAAGGGCGACATCGATGCCGCGCTGAAGGACTACAACACCGTCCTTCAGCTCAATCCGAACAACGTGCGCGCCCATTCCGGCCGGGGCCAGATCTATGAGCGCAAGCACGATCTCGCCCAGGCCCGCGCCGACTATCGCTCGGCTGCCTATGCGTTGACGGCATTCGACGAACTCGACGTCGCGCGCGCCCGCGCCAAGGCGCAGGAGCGGCTCGCCGCGCTCACGCCGCAAGCGACGGGGGGCGCCACCGGGCGCCGTGTCGCGCTGGTGATCGGCAACGGCGCCTACAAGAACGTCCATGCGCTGCCGAATCCGCCGCGCGATTCGAAGCTGGTGGCAACCGTGCTGCACGATCTCGGCTTCCAGACCGTGATGTCGACCAGCGACCTGACCCGCGACAAATTCTTCCAGACACTACAGGCGTTCGCGGAGGAAGCGGAGAAGGCGGATTGGGCGATGGTCTATTATGCCGGACACGGTTTCGAGATCGGCGGCGTGAACTATCTCGTTCCGGTCGACGCCAAGCTTTCGGCCGACAAGGACGCCGAGACCGAAGCGGTGGCGCTGGAGCAGGTGATCGCAGCTGTGGGGGCGGCCCGAAAAGTGCGTCTCGTCGTCCTGGACGCGTGCCGCGACAATCCGTTCGCGCCGACCATGCAGCGCACGCTGTCGCTCAAACTGGTCGACAAGGGCTTTTCCAACATAGAGCCCGGCGCAGGCTTCATGGTGGTCTACGCCGCCAAGCACGGCGAGACTGCGATGGACGGCGACGGCGGCGCCAACAGCCCCTTCGCCACCGCGCTCGCCCGCGACATCAAGGAGCCGCGCGTCGAGATCAGAAAGCTGTTCGACATCATCCGCGACGACGTCTGGTCCGCAACCAAGCACGGCCAGCAGCCGTTCACGTACGGGTCGCCGCCGGGGCGGGAGGATTTTTTCTTTGTCGCGGGGAAGTGA
- a CDS encoding ATP-dependent RecD-like DNA helicase → MPTFTPHQDAALKAVGDWLKAKPGRNGTPPVFRLFGFAGTGKTTLARHIADGVDGEVKFAAFTGKAALVMRNKGCDDASTIHSLIYRARESGEEQPSFELWDDAPASKAKLIVIDECSMVDAELGRDLMSFDCPLLVLGDPAQLPPIQGAGFFTNTEPDAMLSEVHRQAQDDPIVRMSMDVREGRELDIGRYGESEVVSRKELDPDRVMGADQVLVGRNNTRRAYNMRVRQRQNIEDQFPVAGDKLVCLRNNRKKGLFNGGLWRVKSRNTSRSKSRILSMRLSPDEDLGHKVTKVSVRADCFEGGIEQIAWEQRKPYDEFDFGYVLTVHKSQGSQWDDVVLFDESFAFQESRARWLYTGITRAAKRLSIVV, encoded by the coding sequence ATGCCGACATTCACCCCGCATCAGGATGCCGCGCTAAAAGCCGTTGGCGATTGGCTCAAGGCAAAACCCGGCCGCAACGGCACGCCGCCGGTGTTCCGCCTGTTCGGCTTTGCCGGCACCGGCAAGACCACGCTGGCGCGGCACATCGCCGACGGCGTCGACGGCGAGGTGAAGTTCGCCGCCTTCACCGGCAAGGCCGCGCTGGTGATGCGCAACAAGGGTTGCGACGACGCCTCCACCATCCATTCCCTGATCTACCGCGCCCGCGAATCCGGCGAGGAGCAGCCGAGCTTCGAGCTCTGGGACGATGCGCCGGCGTCCAAGGCCAAGCTGATCGTGATCGACGAATGCTCGATGGTCGATGCCGAACTGGGGCGCGACCTGATGTCGTTCGACTGCCCGCTGCTGGTGCTGGGGGATCCCGCGCAGCTGCCCCCGATCCAGGGCGCCGGCTTCTTCACCAATACCGAGCCCGACGCGATGCTGAGCGAAGTGCACCGCCAGGCCCAGGACGATCCGATCGTGCGGATGTCGATGGACGTCCGCGAAGGCCGCGAGCTCGACATCGGCCGTTACGGCGAGAGCGAGGTGGTGTCGCGCAAGGAGCTCGACCCCGACCGCGTCATGGGCGCCGACCAGGTCCTGGTCGGCCGCAACAACACCCGCCGCGCCTACAACATGCGGGTGCGGCAACGCCAGAACATCGAGGACCAGTTTCCGGTCGCCGGCGACAAGCTGGTGTGCCTGCGCAACAACCGCAAGAAAGGCCTGTTCAACGGCGGCCTGTGGCGCGTGAAGTCGCGCAACACCTCGCGCTCGAAATCGCGCATCCTCAGCATGCGGCTGTCGCCGGACGAGGATCTTGGCCACAAGGTGACGAAAGTCTCCGTGCGCGCCGACTGCTTCGAGGGCGGCATCGAGCAGATCGCCTGGGAGCAGCGCAAACCCTATGACGAGTTCGACTTCGGCTATGTGCTGACCGTGCACAAGTCGCAGGGCTCGCAATGGGACGACGTTGTGCTGTTCGACGAGAGCTTTGCGTTCCAGGAGAGCCGGGCCAGGTGGCTGTACACGGGCATCACGCGGGCGGCGAAGCGGTTGAGCATTGTGGTGTGA
- a CDS encoding NapC/NirT family cytochrome c, with translation MTTTAGEPNEKLKARRGFIARSWDFARELWQVLIRPSSVFGLGVLVLAGFMAGVIFWGGFNTALEITNTEKFCTGCHEMKDNVYAELKSTIHFTNRSGVRATCPDCHVPHNWTDKIARKMQASKEVWGKLFGTIDTREKFLDHRLELAAHEWARFKANDSLECRNCHSADSMDITKQSPRASVAHQRFLFTGEKTCIDCHKGIAHHLPDMRGVPGWQ, from the coding sequence ATGACGACGACCGCTGGCGAGCCCAACGAAAAGCTGAAGGCCAGGCGCGGCTTCATCGCGCGAAGCTGGGACTTTGCGCGCGAGCTCTGGCAGGTGCTGATCCGGCCGAGCTCGGTGTTTGGGCTCGGCGTGCTGGTGCTCGCGGGCTTTATGGCCGGCGTGATCTTCTGGGGCGGCTTCAACACCGCGCTCGAGATCACCAACACCGAAAAGTTCTGCACCGGCTGCCACGAGATGAAGGACAACGTCTACGCCGAGCTGAAGTCGACCATCCACTTCACCAACCGCTCCGGCGTGCGTGCGACCTGCCCGGACTGCCACGTTCCGCACAACTGGACCGATAAGATCGCGCGCAAGATGCAGGCCTCCAAGGAAGTCTGGGGCAAGCTGTTCGGCACGATCGACACCCGGGAGAAATTCCTCGACCACCGGCTCGAGCTCGCGGCGCATGAATGGGCGCGTTTCAAGGCCAATGACTCCCTGGAATGCCGCAACTGCCACAGCGCCGATTCCATGGATATCACCAAGCAGTCGCCGCGGGCCTCGGTCGCGCACCAGCGCTTCCTGTTCACGGGGGAGAAGACCTGCATCGACTGCCACAAGGGCATCGCCCACCATCTGCCCGACATGCGCGGCGTTCCCGGCTGGCAATAG
- a CDS encoding nitrate reductase cytochrome c-type subunit, producing the protein MMKRSAIVLLAFAIAAGASSLTAQTVTSGLRGPTPLNDEGPAPRMLPNRNTSEREVRNYPEQPPVISHMIDGYQIDLNGNKCLSCHARARIAESQAPMVSITHFMDRDGQFLASISPRRFFCTECHVPQNTATPPVSNDFTDIDTLLSRASPGGRR; encoded by the coding sequence ATGATGAAGCGATCCGCAATTGTCCTGCTCGCGTTCGCGATCGCCGCGGGCGCGAGCTCGCTGACCGCGCAGACGGTGACCTCCGGCCTGCGCGGCCCGACGCCGCTCAACGACGAGGGCCCGGCGCCGCGGATGCTGCCGAACCGCAACACCTCCGAGAGGGAGGTGCGCAACTATCCGGAGCAGCCGCCGGTGATCTCGCACATGATCGACGGTTACCAGATCGACCTCAACGGCAACAAATGCCTGTCCTGCCATGCGCGGGCGCGCATCGCGGAATCGCAGGCGCCGATGGTCTCGATCACGCATTTCATGGACCGTGACGGACAGTTCCTGGCCTCGATTTCGCCGCGACGCTTCTTCTGCACGGAGTGCCACGTGCCGCAGAACACCGCCACGCCGCCCGTCAGCAACGACTTCACCGACATCGACACGCTGCTGTCGCGCGCAAGCCCCGGTGGCCGCCGATGA